A section of the Jatrophihabitans sp. genome encodes:
- a CDS encoding prephenate dehydrogenase/arogenate dehydrogenase family protein, producing the protein MPDSFDRIAVLGLGLIGGSIVQALARGGYQVSGYDPDPVEAAAARGTGYTVAASAAEAVADAELIVLAMPLPHLEGALIAIDHAVAPGTVVTDVGTLKEPVLQAVRRRLPGVRFVGGHPLAGTEQSGFLAGDPLLFRDAPWALTLEPDTDLQAWLSLAVLLCDLGAKPVPTTAAEQDAAIARVIGLPHMLAEALALTGLRGGELGLSLAAGSYTSGSRVARTRPELVATWCDGNPAMVSALDDVIAWLSAGRDALAAGSTVLPLAEAGHRARMDWENREFDPVDLPADAETLRQHGREGGWITAVIEKDGPKIGELRLLGMRPVR; encoded by the coding sequence GTGCCAGATTCGTTTGACCGCATCGCCGTTCTGGGCCTCGGCCTGATCGGCGGTTCCATCGTGCAGGCGCTGGCCCGGGGCGGGTACCAGGTCTCGGGTTATGACCCCGACCCGGTCGAGGCAGCCGCCGCGCGGGGAACCGGTTACACCGTGGCCGCGAGCGCCGCCGAGGCGGTGGCCGATGCCGAGTTGATCGTGCTGGCGATGCCGCTGCCGCATCTGGAAGGCGCGCTGATCGCGATCGATCACGCGGTCGCCCCGGGCACGGTGGTCACCGATGTCGGCACCCTCAAGGAGCCGGTGCTGCAGGCGGTGCGCAGGCGGCTGCCCGGCGTCCGGTTCGTCGGCGGGCACCCGCTGGCCGGCACCGAGCAATCCGGGTTCCTGGCCGGTGACCCGTTGCTGTTCCGGGACGCGCCCTGGGCGCTGACCCTGGAACCCGACACCGACCTGCAGGCGTGGCTGTCACTGGCAGTGCTGCTGTGTGACCTCGGGGCCAAGCCGGTGCCCACGACGGCCGCCGAGCAGGACGCCGCGATCGCCCGGGTGATCGGTCTGCCGCACATGCTGGCCGAAGCGCTGGCACTGACCGGCCTGCGCGGTGGGGAACTCGGGCTGTCCCTGGCCGCCGGCTCCTACACCTCGGGCAGCCGGGTCGCTCGCACCCGGCCGGAGCTGGTGGCCACCTGGTGTGACGGCAACCCGGCCATGGTCAGCGCGCTCGACGACGTCATCGCCTGGCTGAGCGCCGGCCGGGACGCCCTGGCCGCCGGCAGCACGGTGCTGCCGCTGGCCGAAGCCGGACACCGGGCCCGGATGGACTGGGAAAATCGCGAGTTCGACCCGGTCGACCTGCCGGCCGACGCCGAGACGCTGCGCCAGCACGGTCGCGAAGGCGGCTGGATCACCGCGGTCATCGAGAAGGACGGCCCGAAGATCGGCGAGCTGCGGCTGCTGGGGATGCGCCCGGTGCGCTGA
- a CDS encoding tRNA adenosine deaminase-associated protein: MGQGSYAVAAFRDGGVWRCDALPSAVLSDLSVLLSALRSQPPEGGPFVVANIDDEFFLIARSHGPRIDLLLSDLTASVEFPLAAQVLTRLGEDPPEDDELDEVWPIGELDLFNDLELGEDEMESILDDLDAYPEDMLDSVIKRIGLEDEFRRARSSGRVAL, translated from the coding sequence ATGGGGCAAGGCAGTTACGCGGTAGCGGCATTCCGCGACGGCGGGGTGTGGCGCTGCGACGCGCTGCCTTCGGCTGTCCTGAGCGACCTGAGCGTGCTGTTGTCGGCGCTGCGCAGCCAGCCGCCGGAGGGCGGGCCGTTCGTGGTCGCCAACATCGATGACGAGTTCTTCCTGATCGCCCGCTCGCACGGACCCCGGATCGACCTGCTGCTGTCGGACCTGACCGCTTCGGTCGAATTTCCGCTGGCGGCCCAGGTGCTCACCCGGCTGGGCGAGGATCCGCCGGAGGATGACGAGCTCGATGAGGTGTGGCCGATCGGCGAACTGGACCTGTTCAACGATCTCGAGCTCGGCGAGGACGAGATGGAATCCATACTTGATGACCTGGATGCCTATCCCGAGGACATGCTCGACTCCGTGATCAAGCGGATCGGGTTGGAGGATGAATTCCGCAGGGCTCGCTCTTCGGGCCGGGTGGCGCTGTGA
- a CDS encoding tRNA adenosine deaminase-associated protein yields MSYFALALLGKDQAQAGWLLEEVDLDGCESIDDVCDVLRDYDHPVRLLALEQDDEYAVLARLDAAADQAAEPIRVFLSNGHAADDYPIAQLFADGLPEVGGDPLDGDEDAPTDVHDAAPFGDPQVLADLGVPADELIELAVHEGTLPADLIETVCERLGCLSEFEAIRG; encoded by the coding sequence GTGAGTTACTTCGCGCTCGCCCTGCTGGGCAAGGACCAGGCCCAAGCCGGCTGGTTGCTGGAAGAGGTCGACCTCGATGGTTGCGAGTCGATCGACGACGTCTGCGACGTGTTGCGCGACTACGACCATCCGGTGCGGCTGCTGGCGCTGGAACAGGACGACGAGTACGCGGTGCTGGCCAGGCTGGACGCCGCGGCCGATCAGGCCGCGGAGCCGATCCGGGTGTTCCTGTCCAACGGCCATGCCGCCGACGACTACCCGATCGCGCAACTCTTCGCCGACGGGTTGCCCGAGGTGGGCGGTGATCCGCTGGACGGCGACGAGGACGCCCCGACCGACGTGCATGACGCCGCGCCGTTCGGAGATCCGCAGGTGCTTGCTGACCTGGGGGTGCCCGCCGACGAGCTGATCGAGCTGGCAGTGCACGAAGGCACCCTGCCCGCGGACCTCATCGAGACGGTGTGCGAGCGGCTGGGCTGCCTGAGCGAATTCGAGGCCATCCGCGGGTGA
- the tadA gene encoding tRNA adenosine(34) deaminase TadA — MSWTPAGGEVTTDHDAMGAALRQAALALTAGEVPVGAVVLAPTGAVLASAHNLRETSADPTAHAEVLALRRAGEALGDWQLAGCTLVVTLEPCTMCAGALVLARIRRLVFGAWDDKAGAVGSLWDVVRDRRLNHRPEVLAGVRQDECAELLTRFFAERR; from the coding sequence GTGAGCTGGACGCCGGCGGGCGGCGAGGTCACCACCGACCATGACGCGATGGGCGCTGCCCTGCGCCAGGCCGCTCTGGCGCTGACAGCGGGCGAGGTGCCGGTGGGCGCGGTGGTGCTCGCGCCGACCGGGGCGGTGCTGGCGAGCGCTCATAACCTGCGCGAGACCAGTGCTGACCCCACCGCCCACGCCGAGGTGCTGGCCTTGCGGCGGGCCGGTGAGGCGCTGGGCGACTGGCAGCTGGCGGGGTGCACCCTGGTGGTCACCTTGGAGCCGTGCACGATGTGCGCCGGCGCCCTGGTGCTGGCGCGGATCCGGCGCCTGGTGTTCGGCGCCTGGGACGACAAGGCCGGCGCGGTCGGCTCACTGTGGGACGTGGTGCGCGACCGGCGGCTCAATCATCGCCCGGAGGTGCTGGCCGGCGTCCGGCAGGACGAGTGCGCCGAGCTGCTGACCCGTTTCTTCGCCGAGCGGCGGTGA
- a CDS encoding ScbR family autoregulator-binding transcription factor, with translation MQQRAVLTRGRVLVAAAEVFARTGFLAASMNDIVEAAGVTKGAVYFHFPSKEALAVAIVEEQFAQWPPLVAAIIEHSPDALTSVVALTYEVGSRFRDDVLTTAGVRLSFERELVNAAMPTPFVGWVGILQELFSRARREGTLRPGLQAAPTARALVGSFFGIQHVSEILTNRTDLESRLDEFWKVFLVGVAVNPDWTGTQRAVRRVRAAIPRVTAQLDSDPEFD, from the coding sequence ATGCAGCAGCGAGCGGTCCTGACTCGCGGTCGCGTGCTGGTCGCCGCTGCTGAGGTCTTCGCCCGGACCGGCTTCCTGGCGGCGAGCATGAACGACATCGTGGAGGCCGCCGGCGTCACCAAGGGTGCGGTGTACTTCCACTTCCCGAGCAAAGAGGCGCTCGCCGTCGCGATCGTGGAGGAGCAGTTCGCGCAGTGGCCGCCCCTGGTGGCCGCGATCATCGAGCACTCACCCGATGCGTTGACCAGCGTCGTCGCGCTGACCTATGAGGTGGGCAGCCGGTTTCGCGACGACGTCCTCACCACGGCCGGCGTTCGGCTTTCCTTTGAACGTGAACTGGTGAACGCGGCTATGCCGACGCCGTTCGTCGGCTGGGTCGGCATCCTGCAGGAACTGTTCAGCCGGGCGCGGCGGGAAGGCACTTTGCGTCCTGGGCTGCAGGCAGCCCCGACGGCGCGAGCGCTGGTGGGCAGCTTCTTCGGTATCCAGCACGTGTCAGAGATCCTCACCAACCGCACGGACCTGGAAAGTCGGCTGGACGAGTTCTGGAAGGTGTTCCTCGTCGGAGTGGCCGTCAACCCGGACTGGACGGGCACCCAGCGGGCGGTGCGCCGGGTCCGGGCCGCGATTCCACGGGTAACCGCTCAACTCGACTCCGATCCCGAGTTCGACTGA
- a CDS encoding ScbA/BarX family gamma-butyrolactone biosynthesis protein: MHTFDPALRAGQGLSWDRTIDRSLVHRDSIAEVLLTDVIRLADTEFLVAAQWPRSHRVYRPDPIGRHDPMLILESIRQSGLAVSHFAFGVGFDQQSLMRDVSFVLDQRTEPRALLRATNLAITVSCRDVIIRAGQLRGMTIALSFTADDLRFATGAGTIRWISAQSYAALRARGGIRRDWDQLRWGGAVPPRLPSPIRAMADVLITAEPGPGSRRRLVVPLDNPVYFDHPLDHAPGMLLIDAAWQAALDQRADDARLVGCTLDCPAFTELGVDTDILLRPISGDTTEFSVQQDGRVTASGSLRMAS; the protein is encoded by the coding sequence ATGCACACGTTTGATCCGGCACTGCGGGCCGGCCAGGGTCTGAGCTGGGACCGCACCATCGACCGCAGTCTGGTGCACCGGGACTCGATCGCGGAGGTGCTGCTCACCGACGTGATCAGGCTGGCTGACACCGAGTTCCTGGTAGCCGCCCAGTGGCCCAGATCGCATCGGGTGTACCGGCCCGACCCGATCGGCCGCCACGATCCGATGCTGATCCTGGAATCCATCCGGCAGAGCGGCCTGGCCGTGTCGCACTTCGCGTTCGGCGTCGGTTTCGACCAGCAGTCCCTGATGCGAGACGTCAGCTTCGTCCTCGATCAGCGCACCGAGCCGCGGGCCCTGCTGCGGGCGACCAATCTCGCCATCACGGTCAGCTGCCGGGATGTGATCATCCGAGCCGGCCAGTTGCGCGGCATGACCATCGCGCTGTCCTTCACCGCTGATGACCTGCGATTCGCCACCGGGGCCGGGACCATCCGGTGGATCTCGGCACAGAGCTACGCCGCCCTGCGAGCACGTGGCGGGATCCGTCGGGACTGGGATCAATTGCGTTGGGGCGGCGCCGTTCCGCCACGATTGCCCTCGCCGATCCGGGCCATGGCCGACGTGCTGATCACCGCCGAGCCCGGACCCGGCAGCCGACGACGGCTGGTGGTGCCGCTGGATAATCCGGTGTACTTCGACCATCCGCTGGATCATGCGCCCGGAATGCTGCTGATCGACGCGGCCTGGCAGGCCGCCCTCGATCAGCGAGCCGACGACGCCCGGCTCGTCGGCTGCACGCTGGACTGCCCGGCGTTCACCGAACTCGGGGTGGACACCGACATCCTGCTGAGGCCGATCTCAGGCGACACCACCGAATTCTCGGTGCAACAGGATGGCCGGGTGACCGCGTCGGGCAGCCTGCGAATGGCGTCCTGA
- a CDS encoding LacI family DNA-binding transcriptional regulator, which yields MAASMKDVARLAGVSIKTVSNVVNDYPFVSAATRSRVQAALDTLDYRPNTSARGLRTGRTDLIALAIPALDEPYFAEMAGLIVEAAERRGWTVLIDQTGGDRAREKLATGGSHSHWIDGSITSPLALTGDDVADLVQQRPVVLLGERFTHATADRVAVDSVSAAREATSHLIELGRQRIAFIGAQAQGRTGAVRLAGYRSAILDAGRRPEQGLIVRVERFRRAEGAAAMARLLTAKRPPDAVFCANDLLAVGAIRTLLSSGLRVPQDVAVVGFDDIEEARFTTPSLTSISPDKQQIAEVSVELLCRRIREGADGPPVSVVAGHRLLVRESSVGVVDASGEAFTSDPPG from the coding sequence ATGGCAGCCAGCATGAAGGACGTGGCCCGGCTAGCCGGTGTGTCCATCAAGACAGTCTCCAATGTGGTCAACGACTACCCATTTGTCAGCGCTGCGACCAGGTCGCGGGTGCAAGCGGCGCTAGACACACTTGACTACCGGCCCAACACCTCGGCTCGCGGCCTGCGTACCGGCCGGACGGATCTGATCGCGCTGGCGATTCCAGCGCTGGACGAACCCTACTTCGCCGAGATGGCCGGCCTGATCGTCGAGGCCGCGGAGCGGCGCGGCTGGACCGTGCTGATCGACCAGACCGGTGGTGACCGGGCTCGGGAGAAGCTGGCCACCGGCGGGTCGCACTCGCACTGGATCGACGGCTCGATCACCAGCCCGCTGGCGCTGACCGGTGACGACGTCGCCGACCTCGTCCAGCAGCGGCCGGTGGTGCTGCTCGGCGAGCGCTTCACGCACGCGACTGCCGATCGAGTGGCGGTGGACAGCGTGAGCGCGGCCCGCGAGGCGACCAGCCACCTGATCGAACTCGGCCGGCAGCGGATCGCCTTCATCGGGGCGCAAGCCCAGGGCCGCACCGGGGCGGTGCGGCTGGCGGGCTACCGCTCGGCGATCCTCGACGCCGGCCGACGCCCCGAGCAGGGCCTGATCGTCCGGGTCGAGCGTTTTCGCCGCGCCGAGGGCGCCGCCGCGATGGCCCGGTTGCTCACCGCCAAGCGGCCGCCGGACGCGGTGTTCTGCGCCAACGACCTGCTGGCGGTCGGCGCCATCCGGACGCTGCTGTCCAGCGGGTTGCGAGTGCCGCAGGATGTGGCGGTGGTGGGCTTCGACGACATCGAGGAGGCTCGGTTCACCACCCCGAGCCTGACCAGCATCTCGCCGGACAAGCAGCAGATAGCCGAGGTGTCGGTGGAGCTGCTGTGCCGCCGGATCCGCGAAGGCGCGGACGGCCCGCCGGTGAGCGTGGTCGCCGGCCATCGCCTGCTGGTGCGGGAATCGAGCGTCGGTGTCGTCGACGCCTCCGGCGAGGCGTTCACCAGCGATCCACCCGGGTGA
- a CDS encoding DUF3516 domain-containing protein, translating into MSTSKKSLAGLLDSGALTGADPDTVYDAFTGWAAGQGLELYSAQSEALIELLSGSNVILSTPTGSGKSLVATGAHLAALVHGRRSFYTAPIKALVSEKFFALCEVFGSSRVGMMTGDASVNGQAEIICCTAEVLANLALRGGSAADIGLVVMDEFHYYGDSDRGWAWQVPLLELNRAQFLLMSATLGPVDFFSRDLSRRTGRPTAVVSSVDRPVPLFHYYVTTPLHETIAELLSTHQSPVYIVHFTQAAALEQAQALTSVNVCSRAEKDLIAAAIGDFRFSSGFGKTLSRLVRHGIGVHHAGMLPKYRRLVEQLAQAGLLKVICGTDTLGVGINVPIRTVVLTSLSKYDGRRSRQLQAREFHQIAGRAGRAGYDTAGTVVVQAPEHEVENARLLAKAGDDEKKRRRVQRKKAPEGFVSWSKATHDRLVGAEPEPLGSHFRVTHSMLLNVIARPGDAFAAMRYLLTDNHEAGPAQRRHVRSAIQAYRSLLTAGVLQRLETPDETGRTVRLTVDLPPNFALNQPLSTFALAAIELLDIESDTFALDVLSVIEATLEDPRQVLYAQQSKARGEAVAQLKADGVEYEERMVLLEDVTHPRPLAELLDAAFGMYRKGHPWLIEHQLSPKSVVRDLWERAMNFTEYVSFYGLTRSEGLLLRYLSDAYRALRAGVPHTARTEAVEDLTAWLGELVHQVDSSLLDEWEQLRTPAVEPGPAGVLAPPTRPLTANTRAFTVLVRNAMFRRVELAAGHRYAELGELDAAAGWDAEAWQDALSDYFSEYDRIGTGPAARGPSLFQVSVEPGRWLVRQVFEDPNADHDWGISAEVDLAASDEAGEAVLRITRVDRW; encoded by the coding sequence ATGAGCACCTCTAAGAAGTCCCTGGCCGGGTTGCTGGACTCCGGCGCCCTGACCGGCGCGGATCCCGACACGGTCTATGACGCGTTCACCGGCTGGGCCGCCGGCCAGGGACTGGAGCTGTACTCGGCCCAGTCCGAGGCGCTGATCGAGCTGCTGTCGGGTTCCAACGTGATCCTGTCCACGCCGACCGGGTCGGGCAAGTCCCTGGTGGCCACCGGCGCTCACCTCGCCGCCCTGGTCCACGGCAGGCGGAGCTTCTACACCGCGCCGATCAAGGCGCTGGTGAGCGAGAAGTTCTTCGCACTCTGCGAGGTCTTCGGCTCCTCCCGGGTCGGCATGATGACCGGCGATGCCAGCGTCAACGGCCAGGCAGAGATCATCTGCTGCACCGCTGAGGTGCTGGCCAACCTGGCGTTGCGCGGGGGCAGTGCCGCCGATATCGGTCTGGTGGTGATGGACGAGTTCCACTACTACGGCGACTCAGACCGCGGCTGGGCCTGGCAGGTTCCGCTGCTGGAGCTCAACCGGGCGCAGTTCCTGCTGATGTCGGCGACGCTGGGTCCGGTCGACTTCTTCTCCCGCGACCTCAGCCGCCGCACCGGGCGGCCGACCGCCGTGGTCAGTTCGGTCGATCGGCCGGTGCCGCTGTTCCACTACTACGTCACCACCCCGCTGCACGAGACGATCGCCGAGTTGCTGAGCACTCACCAATCCCCCGTCTACATCGTGCATTTCACCCAGGCCGCGGCCCTGGAGCAGGCTCAGGCGCTGACCAGCGTCAACGTCTGCAGCCGGGCCGAGAAGGACCTGATCGCCGCCGCGATCGGTGACTTCCGGTTCAGCTCGGGCTTCGGCAAGACGCTGTCGCGGCTGGTGCGTCACGGCATCGGAGTGCACCACGCCGGCATGCTGCCCAAGTACCGGCGGCTGGTCGAGCAACTGGCCCAGGCCGGGTTGCTCAAGGTGATCTGCGGAACCGACACCCTGGGGGTCGGCATCAACGTCCCGATCCGGACGGTGGTGCTCACCTCGTTGAGCAAGTACGACGGCCGCCGCAGCCGGCAACTGCAGGCCCGCGAGTTCCACCAGATCGCCGGCCGGGCCGGTCGCGCCGGTTACGACACCGCCGGAACGGTGGTGGTGCAGGCGCCCGAGCACGAGGTCGAGAACGCCAGGCTGCTGGCCAAGGCCGGCGATGATGAGAAGAAGCGCCGCCGGGTCCAGCGCAAGAAGGCGCCCGAGGGATTCGTGTCGTGGTCGAAGGCGACTCATGATCGGCTGGTCGGGGCCGAGCCCGAGCCCCTGGGCTCGCACTTTCGGGTCACCCACTCGATGCTGCTCAACGTCATCGCCCGGCCTGGTGACGCCTTTGCCGCGATGCGGTACCTGCTCACCGACAATCACGAGGCCGGCCCGGCCCAGCGGCGCCACGTCCGGTCAGCGATTCAGGCCTACCGGTCGCTGCTGACCGCCGGAGTCCTGCAGCGGTTGGAGACCCCGGATGAGACCGGCCGGACGGTCCGGCTCACCGTCGACCTGCCGCCGAACTTCGCGCTGAACCAACCGCTGTCGACCTTCGCGCTGGCCGCGATCGAGTTGCTCGACATCGAATCCGACACCTTCGCCCTGGACGTGCTGTCGGTGATCGAGGCCACCCTGGAAGACCCGCGCCAGGTCCTGTACGCCCAGCAGTCCAAGGCACGTGGCGAGGCGGTCGCCCAGCTCAAGGCTGACGGGGTCGAGTACGAGGAGCGGATGGTGCTGCTGGAGGACGTCACCCACCCGCGCCCGCTGGCCGAGCTGCTGGACGCTGCGTTCGGGATGTACCGCAAGGGCCATCCCTGGCTGATCGAGCATCAGCTGTCCCCCAAATCGGTCGTGCGCGATCTATGGGAACGTGCCATGAATTTCACCGAATACGTCTCCTTCTACGGACTGACCCGCTCCGAGGGACTGCTGCTGCGCTACCTCAGCGACGCCTACCGGGCGTTGCGGGCCGGCGTGCCGCACACCGCCCGGACCGAGGCCGTCGAGGACCTGACCGCCTGGCTCGGTGAGCTGGTGCACCAGGTCGACTCCAGCCTGCTGGACGAGTGGGAGCAGTTGAGGACCCCGGCGGTGGAGCCCGGACCGGCCGGCGTGCTGGCGCCACCGACCCGGCCGCTGACCGCCAACACCCGCGCCTTCACGGTGCTGGTGCGCAACGCGATGTTCCGGCGGGTGGAACTGGCCGCCGGTCACCGCTACGCCGAACTGGGTGAGCTGGACGCCGCCGCCGGCTGGGATGCCGAGGCCTGGCAGGACGCGTTGTCGGATTACTTCAGCGAATACGACCGGATCGGCACCGGCCCGGCGGCCCGGGGCCCGAGCCTGTTCCAGGTCAGCGTGGAGCCCGGACGGTGGCTGGTCCGGCAGGTCTTCGAGGACCCGAACGCCGACCACGACTGGGGAATCAGCGCTGAGGTCGATCTGGCGGCCAGCGACGAGGCCGGCGAGGCGGTGCTGCGGATCACCCGGGTGGATCGCTGGTGA